Proteins from a genomic interval of Paenibacillus sp. RC334:
- a CDS encoding ABC transporter substrate-binding protein — protein MKKHWSRFALIPLLAVSLTTLAGCGGSDKAAKEGTSSGTDPITFSFFGADTSPQWNGMKDEIGKEITKKTGVTLNAEFDVSGGGGDDRIALMAASGEYPDLVSPKANISKLVDAGAMIDLTDLINNHAPNLKKLYGPYMDRLKYSNKDQSIYVLPTYAGVGQESFDATGGFEIQHKVLKELGYPKVRTLQDYENVLKTYVAKHPTINGKKTIPLTLDADDWRIMITVTNPAFQTTGAPDDGEYFIDPKTFEAQLHYKRPEEKEYFRWLNHMYNEGLLDKDSFVQKSDQYKSKIASGRVLGLIDQEWGYQDAENALKASGKADSSYAHFPVTLSEEYKDRSFQDTGFTSGYGVGITENCKDPVRAIKFLDYLASDEGQVLVNWGIEGKHYETKDGKRVIPADVLEQKTNNATNFNKSTGIELYTLLSGHYGDGVKDPTGNYYTAKFPEQIIAAYSEPEKESLKAYGVKTWKELFPDKKEFDVKPWGAAYNLTTDNESNYNVTFKKTTDIIRKRIPEAILAPASNFDTIYDNMIKELDAAGAVQMEQQYTQLVKDRVELWSGKASK, from the coding sequence ATGAAAAAACACTGGTCTAGATTTGCACTAATTCCCTTGCTCGCGGTGTCACTTACCACACTCGCAGGTTGTGGGGGAAGCGATAAAGCAGCAAAGGAAGGTACATCCAGCGGCACAGACCCGATTACGTTTAGCTTCTTCGGAGCAGATACAAGCCCGCAATGGAATGGAATGAAGGATGAAATAGGCAAGGAAATCACCAAGAAAACAGGTGTAACCTTGAATGCGGAATTTGATGTCAGCGGCGGAGGTGGAGATGACCGAATTGCTTTGATGGCAGCAAGTGGAGAATACCCGGACTTGGTTTCTCCTAAAGCGAATATTAGCAAGCTCGTGGATGCGGGGGCCATGATTGATCTGACAGATCTGATCAATAATCACGCACCCAATCTCAAAAAGCTATACGGACCCTATATGGATCGTTTGAAATACAGTAATAAAGATCAATCCATCTATGTCCTTCCTACGTATGCAGGTGTGGGACAGGAGAGTTTTGACGCGACGGGGGGATTTGAAATTCAGCATAAGGTGCTCAAGGAGTTAGGTTATCCAAAGGTAAGAACGCTACAGGATTATGAAAACGTACTCAAAACCTATGTAGCCAAGCATCCGACGATCAATGGCAAAAAAACGATCCCTCTCACGCTGGATGCAGATGACTGGAGAATTATGATTACCGTAACGAATCCTGCCTTCCAGACGACTGGAGCGCCGGATGATGGTGAATATTTTATTGATCCCAAAACATTTGAAGCCCAACTTCATTATAAACGTCCAGAAGAAAAGGAATATTTCCGTTGGTTGAACCACATGTACAATGAAGGGTTGCTGGATAAAGATTCGTTTGTGCAAAAAAGTGATCAATACAAATCCAAAATTGCCAGCGGTCGTGTCCTCGGTCTGATCGACCAGGAGTGGGGTTATCAGGATGCCGAAAATGCGTTAAAAGCGTCAGGCAAGGCCGATTCCAGTTACGCCCATTTTCCAGTTACACTTTCCGAGGAATACAAGGATCGTTCTTTTCAGGATACGGGTTTCACGTCCGGTTATGGTGTAGGTATTACGGAAAATTGCAAGGACCCGGTGCGGGCTATTAAATTCCTTGATTATTTAGCATCCGATGAAGGACAGGTGCTAGTGAACTGGGGCATCGAAGGCAAGCATTATGAGACCAAAGACGGCAAACGCGTCATCCCGGCTGATGTATTGGAGCAAAAAACGAATAATGCAACCAACTTCAATAAATCCACTGGAATAGAATTGTACACGTTACTCAGCGGACACTATGGCGACGGAGTGAAGGACCCTACGGGTAACTACTACACTGCCAAATTCCCGGAGCAAATTATCGCGGCTTATTCGGAGCCGGAGAAAGAATCACTTAAAGCGTATGGCGTAAAAACGTGGAAAGAACTGTTCCCGGACAAGAAAGAATTTGATGTAAAGCCTTGGGGCGCAGCCTATAACCTGACGACAGACAATGAATCCAACTATAACGTCACCTTCAAAAAAACGACAGATATTATCCGCAAACGTATACCGGAAGCTATTTTAGCTCCGGCTTCCAATTTTGATACGATATACGACAACATGATTAAAGAGCTGGATGCCGCCGGAGCGGTACAAATGGAGCAACAATATACTCAATTGGTGAAGGACAGAGTGGAATTGTGGAGCGGCAAGGCTTCTAAATAG
- a CDS encoding carbohydrate ABC transporter permease, translated as MTNKAFNATRSEKLFDLFNYILMALIVVLTLYPFLNVLAISLNNSTDTVRGGIYIWPRQFTLENYKTIFQYDGLLQGLQISILRTLVGTVLGLICGSMLAFTLSRVEFRARKFISTFLALTMYFSGGMVPVFILMRDLHLLGSFWVYIFPGLISAFNVFVIRSFMDGLPYALQESAKLDGANDFTIYWKIILPLCKPVLATIALFLAVGQWNAWFDTYLYNGGAPQWTTLQYELMKILQSTQQGGSSMANSNDMAKQMAQISPESIKMAITITVTLPILMVYPFLQKYFVGGMTLGAVKS; from the coding sequence ATGACGAATAAGGCATTTAATGCTACTCGGTCTGAAAAGCTGTTTGACCTGTTCAACTATATCCTCATGGCTCTAATCGTGGTGTTGACGCTGTACCCGTTTCTGAACGTACTTGCGATTTCCCTGAACAATTCAACGGACACGGTTCGCGGCGGTATTTATATATGGCCCCGCCAATTTACGCTTGAAAATTACAAAACAATTTTCCAGTACGATGGCCTTCTTCAGGGTCTGCAAATATCTATTCTTCGTACTTTGGTCGGGACGGTACTCGGATTGATATGCGGGTCTATGCTTGCTTTTACATTGAGTCGGGTCGAGTTTCGCGCTCGTAAGTTTATTTCTACGTTTTTGGCGTTGACGATGTATTTTTCCGGCGGGATGGTGCCCGTGTTTATTTTGATGCGGGATCTGCATCTGCTGGGTTCATTTTGGGTGTACATTTTTCCAGGCTTAATTAGCGCATTTAACGTGTTTGTCATTCGTTCCTTTATGGATGGTTTGCCGTATGCGCTACAGGAGTCTGCCAAGCTGGATGGTGCGAATGATTTTACAATTTATTGGAAAATTATTTTGCCGCTGTGCAAACCAGTATTGGCAACGATTGCTCTTTTTTTGGCAGTAGGTCAGTGGAATGCTTGGTTTGATACGTATTTGTATAATGGTGGGGCGCCACAATGGACGACGCTGCAGTATGAGCTGATGAAGATACTGCAAAGTACGCAGCAAGGCGGCTCCAGTATGGCGAATAGTAACGATATGGCTAAGCAAATGGCTCAAATTTCACCAGAGTCGATTAAAATGGCAATTACAATTACGGTTACACTTCCCATTCTGATGGTATATCCGTTCCTGCAAAAGTATTTTGTAGGCGGGATGACGCTGGGAGCGGTGAAATCATAA
- a CDS encoding sugar ABC transporter permease — protein sequence MESSTETASNAGATIPESNRGRLRKVRGPKRGRGEKGLWDSVKQQKYLYFMSIPFVIWVFVFSYLPLWGWTMAFQNYKPAKSFSDQKWVGLNNFIELFQDERFYLVLRNTLAMSLMGIVFGFVVPIFFAILLNELRGMLFKRFVQTISYLPHFVSWVVVAGLVTKMLSIDGGIVNDLLIALHIVDEPIQFMAKGSWFWYIVTASDIWKETGWNTIIYLAAITGIDQEQYEASRVDGASRWRQMWHITLPGIRSTIAVLFIMAIGHLVSNGFEKQFLLGNSLVTDYSEVLDLYALNYGINLGRFSYGTAIGIFNSLVSILLLFTANGIFKKLTKESIM from the coding sequence ATGGAATCATCAACTGAAACCGCTTCCAATGCTGGTGCTACGATTCCTGAGTCTAACCGGGGCAGACTGCGCAAGGTACGCGGGCCGAAGCGCGGGCGTGGAGAAAAAGGCTTGTGGGACAGTGTAAAGCAACAAAAGTACCTTTATTTTATGTCCATTCCTTTCGTCATATGGGTGTTTGTTTTCAGTTATCTTCCGCTGTGGGGCTGGACGATGGCGTTTCAAAATTATAAGCCGGCCAAATCTTTTTCGGACCAGAAATGGGTAGGGCTGAATAACTTTATTGAGCTATTTCAGGATGAACGATTTTATCTTGTATTACGCAATACGCTGGCGATGAGCCTGATGGGTATTGTATTTGGTTTTGTTGTACCGATCTTTTTTGCCATTCTGCTAAATGAGCTACGGGGGATGCTGTTCAAACGATTTGTGCAGACGATATCCTACCTCCCGCATTTTGTATCCTGGGTGGTTGTCGCCGGATTGGTTACGAAAATGCTGTCCATTGACGGAGGAATTGTTAATGATTTATTGATAGCGCTTCATATTGTGGATGAGCCGATTCAGTTCATGGCGAAGGGGAGCTGGTTCTGGTACATTGTAACCGCTTCCGATATATGGAAAGAGACAGGCTGGAATACGATTATTTATTTAGCCGCCATTACCGGAATTGACCAGGAGCAGTATGAAGCCTCGCGTGTGGACGGGGCGAGCCGCTGGAGACAGATGTGGCATATTACGCTGCCAGGTATCCGTTCGACGATTGCTGTTCTGTTCATTATGGCGATTGGACATTTGGTGAGCAACGGTTTTGAGAAGCAGTTCTTGCTTGGCAATAGTCTCGTGACGGATTATTCCGAGGTGCTGGATCTGTATGCGCTGAATTACGGGATTAATTTGGGCCGCTTCTCTTACGGGACGGCAATTGGTATTTTCAACTCACTGGTCAGCATCCTGCTGTTGTTTACGGCAAATGGCATATTCAAAAAACTGACCAAAGAAAGCATCATGTAG
- a CDS encoding dipeptide/oligopeptide/nickel ABC transporter ATP-binding protein: MNQILEPELLVVQDLHKSYRKKGQVLDGVSLTIRAGECVGLIGESGSGKSTLARCIMLMQAIDRGTIRFQGTPVQAGNRQSLKRYKGQMQAVFQNPSAALNPRFRLLESVMEPLDQLERKVPSFLKDCGSDRREIAVKLLEIVGLSPGLLDRYPHEISGGQKQRLCMARAISVEPALIIMDEPTSSLDTLIQSEMLNLLKELQGRLGFSYLFISHDLPVVQYMCDRVLVMHEGRLVDEFVKEELFAPDRHLYTRQLVAEYD, translated from the coding sequence ATGAACCAGATACTTGAACCTGAACTTTTAGTCGTGCAGGACCTTCATAAATCTTACCGCAAAAAGGGACAAGTGCTTGACGGGGTATCGTTGACGATTCGAGCGGGTGAATGTGTGGGGCTGATCGGAGAAAGCGGCAGTGGAAAAAGCACCTTGGCACGCTGTATTATGCTTATGCAAGCTATAGATCGAGGAACAATCCGGTTTCAGGGAACACCCGTTCAAGCAGGCAACAGGCAGTCGTTAAAACGTTATAAAGGACAGATGCAGGCCGTATTTCAAAATCCCTCTGCGGCGCTAAATCCAAGGTTTCGTTTACTGGAATCCGTCATGGAGCCACTGGATCAACTGGAACGAAAGGTTCCATCTTTTTTGAAAGACTGTGGTTCAGACAGAAGAGAAATAGCAGTGAAATTGCTGGAAATTGTGGGCTTATCACCTGGATTGCTGGATAGATATCCTCATGAAATCAGCGGTGGACAAAAGCAACGGCTTTGCATGGCAAGAGCTATCAGCGTGGAGCCTGCACTCATTATTATGGATGAACCAACATCCAGCCTGGATACCTTAATTCAGTCAGAAATGCTAAACTTGCTCAAGGAGTTGCAGGGGAGGCTGGGATTTTCGTATCTGTTTATTTCCCACGACCTACCTGTGGTGCAATATATGTGTGACCGGGTGCTAGTCATGCACGAAGGCCGTTTGGTGGACGAGTTTGTAAAGGAGGAACTGTTTGCTCCCGACAGACATCTGTACACCCGCCAATTAGTTGCAGAATATGATTGA
- the nikB gene encoding nickel ABC transporter permease, with protein sequence MIQMLGKRLIEFFLFIFLLSLISFAGIKLAPGDAVRLLLRVDDVAVTNEQVEIQREIMGLNEPVIVQYGEWLSKFIRLDLGASYMTHRPVVEEIWTRMPATLLLTFTSIVVLVGVAVPLGACSALYPKKWIDRVSRVLAIMGASIPSFWLGLLLIEGFSVRWSIFPAMGNGTLMHLVLPSLTLGLTMAAVYVRLIRSSLLNSLSQDFILGARSRGIGRQRIFWLHACRHSLTPVVTMFGVSVGNLLGGSVVVETIFAYPGLGKFIVEAIHNRDYPMIQGYILFMGAVIMLLHVMTDVTVGYVNPEIRLKEGGH encoded by the coding sequence ATGATTCAAATGCTTGGGAAAAGGCTGATCGAGTTTTTCCTGTTTATTTTTCTTCTGTCGCTCATCAGCTTCGCGGGAATCAAGCTTGCTCCGGGAGACGCGGTGCGACTACTGCTGCGTGTGGATGATGTGGCGGTTACGAACGAGCAAGTGGAGATCCAAAGGGAGATCATGGGGCTGAATGAGCCGGTTATCGTGCAATATGGGGAATGGCTCTCGAAATTCATTCGTTTGGATTTGGGAGCTTCCTACATGACACATCGTCCGGTCGTAGAAGAAATATGGACGAGGATGCCTGCGACGCTTCTTCTGACGTTTACCTCCATTGTGGTGTTGGTCGGAGTTGCAGTACCGTTGGGCGCTTGTTCAGCTTTATATCCCAAGAAGTGGATTGATCGAGTCAGCCGGGTGCTCGCGATCATGGGAGCATCGATTCCCAGCTTTTGGCTAGGACTTTTACTTATTGAGGGATTTTCGGTAAGGTGGTCGATCTTTCCAGCCATGGGGAACGGTACTTTGATGCATCTGGTGCTTCCTTCGCTGACACTGGGACTTACGATGGCTGCGGTATATGTACGTCTTATTCGTTCCAGCCTGTTAAACAGCTTGAGTCAGGATTTTATTCTGGGTGCAAGGTCCAGAGGGATTGGAAGGCAGCGTATTTTTTGGTTGCATGCGTGTCGCCATAGCCTGACTCCCGTAGTGACTATGTTTGGCGTCAGTGTGGGAAACTTGCTGGGGGGAAGTGTCGTGGTAGAAACGATATTCGCCTATCCGGGTCTGGGAAAGTTTATTGTAGAAGCTATTCATAACCGGGATTACCCGATGATTCAGGGATACATTTTATTTATGGGTGCTGTCATTATGCTGCTTCACGTGATGACGGATGTAACGGTGGGATACGTGAACCCTGAAATCCGCTTGAAGGAGGGAGGACATTGA
- the nikA gene encoding nickel ABC transporter substrate-binding protein, with protein MVCMLLTVVLLAACSGPQEGSTQATQQPKKELTFLFNFASQTVDPGLDYTPLRAGVVETLVKLDENVKIQPWLATQWSSKDGQNWEFQIRDGVTFQNGKKLTAETVKQSLERSIELNPGVKQVLRIKSMKASGQTLHVVTEEPFPQFPSELVHPNTAILDTEAADPDKKPIGTGPFQVESFTAGTSLKLTRYDAYWSGAAKLDRAVFAFNEDANARLSAILSGDADIVYRPPVESMDKMKQDNQLKLDSVVSLRTHELIFSTKRPLFQNANLRKAFDALVNREELKDAIMGGQATVAQGPFLPDFPFVPEYPTRKTGAEEALKWFKEAGFQVDNGKVTQNGKPLTLKLVTYASRAEFPIFSQALQSEAKQLGITLQIEQVENYEDYLMNDTTWDLGMYSPLIAPRGDASYFLNVSFLPDGTLNYGKINDESLNKLIYQLDQTVDTAKRNELISQALTRIHEQTYYSYLVHPNTLVVYKDRVKNWVTSKSEYYMLTNQLDVEAK; from the coding sequence ATGGTATGTATGCTTTTGACCGTAGTCTTACTGGCTGCTTGTTCTGGCCCTCAAGAGGGTTCAACGCAAGCAACACAGCAGCCAAAGAAAGAGCTGACCTTTCTGTTTAACTTTGCTAGTCAGACCGTTGATCCCGGTCTGGATTATACTCCGTTAAGAGCAGGTGTCGTAGAAACGTTGGTTAAACTGGACGAGAACGTAAAAATCCAGCCATGGCTGGCTACCCAATGGTCGAGTAAAGACGGGCAAAACTGGGAGTTTCAGATTCGTGACGGTGTAACCTTTCAAAACGGAAAAAAACTCACCGCAGAGACGGTTAAGCAATCGTTGGAACGCTCAATAGAGCTGAATCCGGGGGTTAAGCAGGTATTGCGAATTAAATCCATGAAAGCCTCCGGTCAAACGCTGCATGTGGTGACGGAAGAACCATTCCCTCAGTTCCCATCCGAACTGGTTCATCCCAATACAGCCATTCTGGATACAGAAGCAGCCGATCCGGATAAAAAGCCAATCGGTACAGGGCCTTTCCAAGTAGAATCCTTCACCGCAGGCACATCATTAAAGCTTACCCGCTATGATGCATATTGGAGTGGGGCGGCCAAGCTGGATCGGGCGGTTTTTGCTTTTAACGAGGATGCGAATGCACGTTTATCCGCCATTTTATCCGGTGATGCAGATATCGTCTATCGCCCACCTGTTGAAAGCATGGACAAAATGAAGCAAGACAACCAGCTCAAGCTGGATTCAGTGGTTAGCTTGCGTACACATGAATTGATTTTTAGCACGAAAAGGCCTTTGTTCCAAAATGCGAATTTGCGTAAGGCATTTGATGCCTTGGTTAACCGTGAGGAACTAAAGGACGCTATTATGGGCGGACAGGCTACAGTGGCGCAAGGTCCATTTTTACCGGATTTCCCGTTTGTACCGGAATATCCAACCCGCAAAACCGGGGCTGAAGAAGCGCTCAAGTGGTTTAAGGAAGCCGGATTTCAGGTGGACAATGGCAAAGTAACGCAAAACGGGAAGCCGTTAACCTTAAAACTGGTCACTTATGCATCCAGAGCCGAGTTCCCAATCTTCTCACAAGCTTTGCAATCGGAAGCCAAGCAATTGGGCATTACGCTGCAAATTGAGCAGGTTGAAAATTACGAAGACTATTTGATGAACGATACGACTTGGGATCTCGGTATGTACAGTCCGTTGATTGCACCTCGCGGTGATGCCAGCTACTTTTTGAATGTATCGTTTTTGCCAGATGGAACGCTGAATTATGGAAAAATAAACGATGAGTCGTTAAATAAATTGATTTACCAGTTAGATCAAACCGTAGATACAGCAAAGCGGAATGAACTAATATCTCAAGCGCTCACGAGAATTCATGAGCAGACGTACTATTCCTATCTGGTGCATCCGAACACGCTGGTTGTTTACAAAGACCGTGTGAAAAACTGGGTAACCAGCAAAAGCGAATATTACATGCTTACCAACCAGTTGGATGTTGAAGCCAAATGA
- a CDS encoding cupredoxin domain-containing protein, producing MKTFISKHWHLMLIGFVALIVGGFVLFYFQGSVSSFPASQPKTVQEEPDKAKYEIATVNVEGDGFYPKNIEIKAGVPTKINFKRSTSFTCIDEVQSLKLGMDVFMDHENNYFTVKDLKPGVYEYNCGMYMFYGTITVK from the coding sequence ATGAAAACATTTATCTCTAAGCATTGGCACTTGATGCTGATTGGCTTTGTAGCGCTGATCGTGGGCGGGTTTGTCTTGTTTTATTTTCAGGGGAGCGTGTCGTCTTTTCCGGCTAGCCAACCTAAAACCGTTCAAGAAGAGCCGGACAAAGCCAAGTATGAAATTGCTACGGTCAATGTAGAGGGAGACGGTTTTTATCCTAAAAATATTGAAATAAAAGCTGGTGTCCCGACTAAAATTAATTTTAAGAGATCGACATCCTTTACTTGCATAGATGAAGTACAATCGTTGAAGCTTGGAATGGACGTCTTTATGGACCACGAAAATAACTATTTTACTGTCAAGGACCTGAAACCGGGTGTATATGAGTATAACTGCGGTATGTACATGTTCTATGGGACGATCACGGTAAAATAA
- the cydC gene encoding thiol reductant ABC exporter subunit CydC encodes MRATDNSGQGWFVFYLRQYFWAFLAAALLGALAIGCAGALLFTSGHLITRSALKPENILMVYVPIVLVRTFGFSKAVIQYLERLVGHDAALRLVSRMRVRLYRAVEPQALMIRSKFRTGDLLGLLAEDIEQLQNIYLKLVLPAISALLIYALGISALGWMDGTFALMMALYCGFLLFIAPAISLWTSLAKRRTFKQERSTAYQELTDALFGMSDLVLSGRTGHFLASFTQRQNKAAVVENSLRRSEWRSHWIAQCVVGGGIVMMTIWAGGLVAENRIEATWLASFALVAFPLLDAFVRAGEAVVHAPEYQDSLRRLKDSEKHTPTTAASVPFSTSASVHTGRQAAGGIVDKIEAEHVTAQRSGNAGELLLNNVSYRYTATQEWSVRDIFLRVPQGGKVALLGRSGAGKSTLLNLIQGALQPDEGSVTVAGAPVYTGGAYSSLFAVLNQQPYLFDTTVANNIRLARPDATLEEVRAVTQQVGLGTLIDSLPDGYDTRMQETGLRFSGGERQRIALARILLQNHPIVLLDEPTVGLDPLTEQELMQTMFRVLEGKTLIWITHHLTGMEHMDEVIFMEQGGISMRGSHEQLWQEQPRYRNLYELDHPGL; translated from the coding sequence ATGAGAGCCACGGACAATAGCGGCCAAGGCTGGTTTGTATTTTATTTGAGACAATATTTTTGGGCCTTTCTGGCTGCGGCGCTATTGGGCGCTCTGGCAATTGGATGTGCAGGCGCATTGCTCTTTACGTCCGGTCACCTGATTACCCGTTCGGCTTTAAAACCGGAAAATATATTGATGGTGTACGTTCCGATTGTGCTTGTACGAACGTTTGGTTTTAGTAAAGCGGTCATTCAGTATCTGGAACGGTTGGTGGGGCATGATGCCGCGCTGCGTCTCGTGTCCCGTATGCGGGTGCGGCTGTATCGGGCAGTAGAACCGCAAGCGCTTATGATTCGAAGCAAGTTTCGCACAGGGGATCTGTTGGGTTTGCTGGCGGAGGATATTGAGCAGCTTCAAAACATATATTTGAAGCTGGTTCTGCCTGCGATATCGGCGTTGCTCATCTATGCTCTGGGGATTTCAGCACTCGGATGGATGGACGGAACCTTTGCCTTGATGATGGCACTGTATTGCGGATTTTTACTTTTTATCGCCCCGGCCATCTCGCTGTGGACCTCGCTCGCTAAACGACGAACGTTCAAGCAGGAACGGAGCACAGCCTATCAGGAGCTGACCGATGCATTGTTCGGCATGAGTGATCTGGTGCTGAGCGGTCGGACTGGACATTTTCTGGCTTCCTTCACCCAACGGCAAAACAAGGCTGCTGTAGTAGAAAATTCACTTCGGCGAAGCGAATGGCGCTCTCATTGGATCGCACAGTGCGTCGTAGGTGGCGGAATTGTGATGATGACCATATGGGCTGGAGGGCTGGTAGCAGAGAACCGCATAGAGGCAACATGGCTGGCGTCCTTTGCGCTTGTTGCTTTTCCATTGCTGGATGCCTTCGTCCGCGCTGGAGAAGCGGTGGTCCATGCGCCGGAGTATCAAGATTCACTACGACGGTTGAAAGATTCGGAAAAACATACACCTACAACTGCCGCATCTGTACCGTTTTCGACCTCGGCTTCTGTGCATACAGGGCGGCAAGCAGCAGGAGGCATAGTAGATAAAATAGAGGCGGAACATGTTACCGCCCAGCGATCGGGCAACGCAGGTGAACTGCTGCTGAACAACGTGAGCTACCGCTATACAGCAACGCAAGAATGGAGCGTGCGCGATATTTTCCTGCGTGTGCCGCAAGGGGGTAAGGTTGCACTGCTTGGTCGTAGCGGTGCGGGTAAGTCCACCCTGCTGAATCTGATTCAGGGTGCATTGCAGCCGGATGAAGGGAGCGTCACTGTCGCAGGTGCGCCCGTGTATACAGGCGGGGCGTATTCCAGCCTGTTTGCAGTGTTAAACCAGCAACCGTATTTGTTCGATACAACGGTAGCGAACAATATTCGGTTGGCGCGGCCCGATGCTACGTTGGAAGAGGTTCGTGCAGTAACGCAGCAGGTGGGTCTGGGAACGCTGATTGATTCCTTGCCAGATGGCTATGACACTCGGATGCAGGAAACGGGCCTACGCTTTTCCGGTGGAGAAAGACAGCGAATTGCACTGGCGCGGATTTTGCTTCAGAATCACCCCATTGTTCTGCTGGATGAACCAACCGTAGGACTCGATCCGCTGACAGAGCAGGAACTGATGCAGACGATGTTTCGTGTGCTGGAGGGCAAAACGCTCATCTGGATTACACATCATCTGACCGGAATGGAGCATATGGACGAGGTGATCTTTATGGAGCAGGGTGGCATATCCATGCGAGGCAGTCACGAGCAGCTCTGGCAGGAGCAACCCCGATACCGCAACCTGTATGAGCTGGATCATCCCGGTCTGTAA